Below is a window of Prionailurus viverrinus isolate Anna chromosome A1, UM_Priviv_1.0, whole genome shotgun sequence DNA.
GTAAGGAGCGCGCTGCAGCCCCGCCTCCTTCCTTTCGGCCGGAACCGCCATCTTCCAGGTAGGGCCTGCGCGTGGCTCCCGGTGCCGCTTGGCCCCCAGACCTGAGTCCTGACCCTGTGACCGCTCCGGCCGTGCATTGAGGCCTGAAAGGGACTGGTTAGACTGTTCGGGGCCCACCGGCCTGGGCGGTGGAGCCATGTTCAATGAGACCGGGAGCGGCGTGCGCCGGGTCTGGGCCGGGGGGCTGAGGACCGGACCGCGAGGCCGGGGCCCTGCGGGGGGAGAGGCTGCAGAGAAGCGAAGTCGAGATACAGCGGGGAGGCGACTCGGGTCAGTTTAGGGAATCGTTGGTTTTTCTTGGGTCCCCGCGGCTTTAGACTCCGTACTCTGGGCCTTCGGACAGGCTTTGTGGGGCCGCGTGGCCCACGCAGGCCTTTGGAACTCAGTGTGGAGTTTTGGCCCCTAATGTGCAACCTAAACTTGTAATGGGTTGGGTGGGGACTTACGGTCGTTTTGGACGGGTTTAAAACGGGCTTAAAGTCAGGAGTTTTAACCTCCAAGGAGGCCTTGGGGTGTGTGTGAAAGCCCGGGCCCGTGGTCCGAGAAAAGAGTAGATGCCCGCTTAGTCGCCTCGCAGGATGTGAACCCCAGACCCCTCGGCGTTAGTGCTTGTGAAATTATCCCAGTTGTTACAGATTAGGTCCAAGTCGCATTTGGACAAACGAAAAGTACGTTCAGGTTGCCGCAGGTATTTTAAGGCCGGGGCAGCCGGTGAAAGGATTCCCGAATAGTTGTGTGCCTCATGTAGactcttggggggagggggaggagttaGTGAATTACCACTTAATCTTAggtttttttgggggagggggggtttaGTTTGCTAATTGTAGCTACCAGAGCTGAGCAAACTGCAGGTGGCGTGCAGGTTGGTGCTTTTGGAGACTCTAAAGAAAGCATCACTTTTCCCTACATCAGGTATCATTTTCAAAAGCGTGTGTTGGGTGATTTCTTACTGGGGAAAATGGATCTGGTGGAAGAATGGTTTCTGGAGTCCGAAATTACTTCCATTATCAAATCTGCCACTTTGTGACCCGGGGAAGTGATTTGGACCTGCCGCGCGTCTCTTGTATATATGATGAACTTCACGCTTTTGTATGCGCTGGGTACAAATGTAGAGAATTTGAGGATTCAAGCAGGGTCGGGTGAAACATTGTGTCCCTTTGCGTCTCAAGTTACCCAAAGAAGGTGCTTTGGAATACCTTTTCTTTTAAGAAGTGTTCATAAGTTAAGGGATTTATGTTAGGGTCTCATCAAGTTAAGCCTGACTTCCATATATTTTGCCTTGTGGTTGGAATAATTCCCAGCGATGGGAGTTCTGCTCTCCAGCGACCTGGAGCATAAAAGCCATTGTTTCAACCTTTTGGGGAACAGTGAAAGATGCTATTTGAAATGCCTATATGTGAATTCTTAGATAACGATAAATTAACTACCACTTAATATTAAACACAATACACTAGAAGTTGCTCggtggggtcgcctgggtggctcagttggttgggcgtccaacttggactcaggtcacgatctcagggttcggaTTCGGACCCCacgtcaggttttgtgctgacagctgggagcctgcagcctgctccagattctgcccctctcccattcacacctgcaggctccctctctctcacaatgttaaaaaaagttgCTGAGTGCTTTGTAGACATGACCCTCCCAAAAAATTACCTTGATAAGAGAAGGGGTTTAATCTACCACGTAAAAATGGCAGGGCTGAGTTGTTTTGCTCTCCAACAGTAAATTACTGTCCGTTAGTAATTCCAGTGCCTTTGGCATTCTCAGATGGCTTCTACAAAAGTGGGGTAGAAGTTCTGTGTTTTATGTTCTAACAGGGAAAGTACTGGTGTGGGTTCCAAAATCCAGGTCTTCGTAGCTTTAATGTTAATAGCACTTAGGCAGTTTGCGTGAGGATCCTACATGCCAAAATGATGGGGTTTTATCCTTTATGGGAAATAATTGGTGAGTCaacttagatttttttgttgtaaAGCAAGCATTTGAAATTTATGTGGTttgattgggttttttttgttgttgtttaaaaagaCAATTACCAATTTTGCGGTTTTGTTTGACGTTTTATACTTACTGTTTTCAGTAATTCGCCAAAATGACcaacacaaagggaaagaggagaggtacTCGCTATATGTTCTCTAGGCCTTTTAGAAAACATGGTAAGTAGATACTTCCTTCTTGAGAGCAAACATAGTATATATTCgtataatgtgtttttaataaatggtgttagtTAACCAGCATCTACCTAACTTGTTCTTTGTAGTAAATGAAAAGCATAAATTTCATATAGTTGTTTTTTGgcaacaagattttaaaaatacaactgtcAAAGATAAGAGTATGTTGAAGGCTAGTAAGCTTACATGTATTTTGTAGTCTGGACTTTTTAATCTTGATACTAACTATACTGATTTTTTGGGGGACAGGAGTTGTTCCTTTGGCAACATACATGCGAATCTACAAGAAAGGTGATATTGTGGACATCAAGGTAAATTCTAAAATTGGGTAAATAACCTACAGAACAACATTAGAAGCTAGAAAAGTGTAATACTGAAATTCGGATACTAGTGTATATTGTATTTCACCTGTTGACTTTTTATTCTCCTAAATAGGGGGAAATTTTTGGCCTAAATAAGAGCTCATAAGTGTAGAATGGCTAATTTAACTTCCAGAAACCAGTTTTTAAAGTGCTATTCTTGAATCTGAAAACTTTACTACTTGTTTGTTAACAGGTAGTGGAAAAATCAGGTTTTTTAAGGTGGAAAGGAATAATACGTTAGTACAAAATTTAACTGTTGATGAAGATGGAgattgctgttttttaaaaaacggtGAAAGTTACGTTCTTTTGTGATGGGTATTTAAAAGAATCCTGGCACTCTAGAGCTTAATGATGATTGTCTTTTTGATTGCTTAAAGCGATGTGAAAAACCCATTTCACCGGCTCTGAAAGCTCTGGAGttgccatttaaaagaaaaattctaagagTATCTTAGTTACTTTAATAAGAGTCAGGATGTAAAAAGGGAAAATTGCTGGCATAACTTTGACCTCCTTTTAATAGGGAATGGGCACTGTTCAAAAAGGAATGCCCCACAAATGTTACCACGGCAAAACTGGAAGAGTCTACAACGTTACCCAGCATGCTGTTGGCATTGTCGTAAACAAACAAGTGAAGTAAGTAATGTCTGGTTTCTTTCCAGCTGATTAGTATTCCCTCATACCCCCGTTTCACTTTGCCAATTGGACTTATGTCTTTATTGGTCATTCAAGTGGGGCAAAGGAAATATCCTTTCAAAACTCAAGCAAACTGGGTGTTTGTCTTGTATCCTGTCAGAGGAAACAAATTGAACTAGACCTAATGAAAAATGTTCATTAGAACTTGGTGTTAAGCAACTCTGATGTTCAGAGTATAAAAGGATGTGTAACACGGTGTAAATCTAGTTAGCGATTTGGTTTTGCTTATTTAGTATTGTGAGGTCTGTCACCTCGTTAAAAGAAAGCTTACAAATGGAGGGTGTTCGCCTCAACGCCTCTTCCAGTACGATTAATAAATGATTGTAAGTTAGCTGTACCTTGCTGTTTAATCCTATTTGTTGGTAAAAGGTTCGtggttgatttattttaaatggattgtggtttttttgtttgttttggggagagagcacatgagagcaggggagggactgagagagagggaatcccaggctccacgctgtcagcacagagcgcatgtggggcttgatctcccaaatCAGGATATCGTGGCCTGAGCTCAAATcgagagtgggacacttaactgactgagccacccaggtgcctttaatgtttgttttttctttttttttaataaatgaaattggcAGAAGTGCTTTTGGACTTTGTTACATTTTTGCTGGAGCATTTATAGGGATTTCTGTTCTCCAGGGGCAAGATTCTTGCTAAGAGAATTAATGTACGTATCGAGCACATTAAGCACTCAAAGAGCCGAGACAGCTTCCTGAAGCGTGTGAAGGAAAACgatcagaaaaagaaggaagctaAGGAGAAAGGTACTTGGGTTCAACTGAAGCGCCAGGTGAGTGCTTGGCAGATGGCTTCTTGGTATTGATCTTGGGAATTTTAAAACTTGCTCAGtggtcattttcttttatatgaaaGTTAATGAATTGACTGTTACTTTTTTTTGGTTCTAGAGTACTTTGAAATTGATGATTGTAGTTTACATGATTgttcccttgccttttttttttttttactagcctGCCCCACCCAGAGAAGCACACTTTGTGAGAACCAATGGAAAGGAGCCTGAGCTGTTGGAACCCATTCCCTATGAATTCATGgcatgataaatgtaaaaaaaaataaaagacgtCAAGActgtaaaaatgtttcttttaattgagTGGCAGCGTGGTATTGTCTTCCCCAAAGAAGTATTTAAAGCAAACTTTATATCCAAATTCAGTGGGGGATGGCTTTATtcaaattttgtgggttttgaggcacctggctgactcagttaagcatccgactttgggtcacgtcatgatcttgcagtccatgagtttgagccccgcgtcaggctctgggctgacagctcagagcctggatcctgctttggattctgtctctccccctctctctctgccctcccctgcttgtgttctctctagagtctcaaaaataaacgttaaaatatgatggggtttttgtttgttttgtttttgctgaaaGATGTGGTTTATTGTACAATATACTCAATTGATTAGGAACTGCCAGATAGTACCTATAACATATCTTATAGTAGTTTGAAAATAGTTCTTCTAAATCactaagaaaaaagattttttaaaaacaaatgaaaggttATCTGTTGAGATTGCATTTAAGCACGGAAAGTTGAGTACTTGTAATTTTATCAAGTCTTAAGTAGCTATGTTTTAAGGATAAAGAACTTCCCTTTGAAGCCTATTAGTTAAAAAGATTGTTTAAAGCATTCTGGTTCCCACTGAATTGTTTTCCCTGTCATTTCCTGTTAAGTGTTTTTCTTTATGGTGTTaggaaaaatttatttattggaaACGCTCTTTGTTGCCCCAGGTCCTTCGCACTTGCCTTTGCCCAAGACTGCCTATGCTTTCTCAAGTTGGTGAATTCCTGATTGTCCTTTGTTCACCTTGCATGTCATACGTGAACCTTCCCTAATGTATtttaaggagaaaggagaggaatgaAACTGGAATCAAAGGAGAAAATCTGCTTTGGGATGATAGAATTAAATCCCTTATATCTATTACCACGACaggtgtgtttgcttttttttttttttttttttttttaatttttttttcaatgtttttaatttattttttgggacagagagagacacagcatgaacgggggaggggcagagagagagggagacacagaatcagaaacaggctccaggctctgagccatcagcccagagcctgacgcggggctcgaactcacggaccacgagatcatgacctggctgaagtcggacgcttaaccgactgcgccacccaggcgccccattacagtgtttataatttttaaaaacttgtcttCCCCATTACACCTGAGGTTAGAGATTGTCTTAGTAACTTTGCACTCCtaaggcctggcacatagtaagcatttaataaatgctctTGGGATTAATGAGGAAAGCACTGTCTTTtttttgatgtgcattttctCATTCGTTTAATCTTGTTTTCCGGGATTATTTAAATCTCCCACATGCTGTGGAAACCTCAACAGTTGTTGGCTTGTCTTCCAGCAGCTCGTGTTAACCTCACTTTCTGTTGGCCCCTGTGAAAGGAGGGTGTTCCCCACAGGTGTACAGGGATTGGACCACACGGTTCCCGGAGGTCCTTTGTGCACTCAGGGCCTGTGATTTCCTGTTAAACCGTGACCCCCATGGCATACTTGTGAGAAGAGGCCTGGCGGAGGACAAGATGCGCTCGGTGCGGGAGAGCTGGCGAGGCTGAATGTTGAGGGGAGGAAGGGCCGCAAGGAGAGCGGGCTTAGGGCAGAGTTACCTTCGGGCAGTTCATCGGGACCCGCGAGCTCCCATCTGGGGTGCAGTGCAGTCCGTGGCAGCGGTGGTCCTGCGAATGTACGTAAGGCATTGGGGCTTTTCGGGTTACGCTTTAAAGATCGTTCATCGCACACAGCGGGGAGTCTAAAGTGTGTTTTCCAGATTCCCGATTCATTGAGAATAAATTGTTTTCCTGAAGGATTATACTAGTTTGCCCTCCCATGAATGAAAATGCCGGTGTCTGCACTGTTCTCATTCAGTCTTTGCTAACTTGGTGGGAGGATACTGCGTTCATTATGGACTTGGCTTCACCTCCTGCAGCACTTGCCTGGTTTCCCTTTGCCTCTTAATGCAGTCCTTGCTGTGTCTTGACTACCTTTCCGACCTCCAGATTCTCAAGGGCCTTATGAAAACCCACATCGTCTGGTCAGTGCCTGCCTTTCTGACCTCCTACTCCTTGAGCCCCAAGGTCCAATTCAATTACGCTACCTTTGCGGCGCCTCAGATAGGCCGAGTTACACGCTTGCTTTTGGACTTGGTGCATTTTGTTGGGGTGGTTATCAACTTAACATTCTCAGGGTAGGGAATACTTGTTACCTACTCTGCCAGAGAAGTGGGGACAAACTGCAAAGAGGACAGTCTAGGAGGAGCAGTTAAGACTTCAAGCTGTGTAAAACAAGGTAAGCTAGGACGGCACGGTGTGTAAAGGGACAGCAGAGGGGAGAACGTTGGTGTTGACCTGCGTCTGCTCCCGTTTCGTTGATTATTCCTGGATCTTGTACCCTTGACCCTTTCCGCTTGCTTTTCCTTGACTTCAGCCGGCAAGTTAAATGAAGCCGCTTCTCTTGTGCATGCCTTGTCCCATCTGTAACTTAATTTCCTAGCGCCCCAGTGCAAATCTGGCTTCTGCCCCCACCGTTCCTATGAACCTCCTCTCAAGGGTCACCAAACACATCAATTTTGATTTTACCTCCTTGATGTTGGACGTGCCAACGACTAACTTTCTGTTCCAGAGGCTTCTGCCATCCTACTTCACCCAGGTTTTTCTACCTGTCTGACTCTGCACCCTGTGTTTCTGGCTTCGTGATGCTCCGCATCTGTCTCTACTCTCTATTTTCTGCATGACCCAAGCCAGTGGTTCTCTCCCACATGGCACCTACGTTTTTTGGAAATTCGTTAAGAATGTGGGCCTACTGAATCAAATTCTGGGGCTGGGCCCAGCACTCTTCACAGCCTCTCTGGGTGGTTGAGATGCTTGCTCAAGTTTGAGTCCTCTCTAATACACTTGAGACTCCAATTTCAGAGCGCACATTCTCTGAAGCTCCGACCGTATTTCCAGCTTCCTCTTGGGGAGCTCCATCTTGATATCCTGCATAGACTACACAGATTCATTTGGAGGGGTTTTATTACTGGTGAAATAAATTGCATCCAATTCCCTGAGCTTTGagtaatgtgtgtgtgcactggtAGATTACGTACCTGCCTTGAAATGCAGGTCCTTTTAAAAACGAgtaattgggggcgcctgggtggctcagtcggttgagcgtccgacttcagttgaggtcacgatctcgcagtccgtgagttcaagccccgcgtcgggctctgggctgatggctcagagcctggagcctgtttccgattctgtgtctccctctctctctgcccctcccccgttcatgctctgtgtctctgtctcaaaaataaataaacgttaaaaaaaaaaattttttttaataaaataaaaacgagTAATTGTTACAGGTTGTGAAATTGTAAGTGAATCTCTTACCATGCAATTCCCTTTTCGTACACTTGAtgagaatgaaggaaaatgttCTAACTGTAAAACTTTTCACCCTGTTTTTCAGTTAGAGCAATGACCATAAGTGAAGGTGCCTGGCTCCTTgaacttttaattcttttctcatCTAGCTAGGTGTCTTTTAAGGCCTCTGTTTTTGTTCAGTTGAGCCCAATCCCAAGGGTTGAATAAAATTTGTCATACTCTGTggtagtggggaaaaaaaaacccacggtTTGATACCTCTTTGATGTTCTCACTAGTATCTATAGCATCTTCtctgtgctctggtgggaaaagaaatacataaaatataaacaatgttgctaaaatataaacaaagcaggtttattttttgagcgcaagagaaataattttaaacaattgGTTTTGGAAGACCAGTATTTGTCCCATCCCCACCGAAAAGGAAAACAGTTGGTATTGTTCGTTCGAAAACCTCCACGGAATGTGCTCGACAGGTTATTTGGTTATGAGTAACAGTGAGGCAGCACCTGCTTGCTGTTCTTGCTGAGGTGGAAAGTGTGTGCAGAGGAGGGAGTAAGCAGCCCGGGGTTTCTGTGTTGTGATTCTTTCCAAACTGCCAGAGTGTGTGGTGAGGCGTAACCGACAGGCTAGCTCATAAAGCCCCAAATGGGAAAAGCACAGAGACTGCTCTCCTACGTCCTTGGCTAGCAAGACTGGAATGTATGGAAATCATTTGACTTGGAAAAGAAATGCAGTGAGGTACTCTGTTGTCTCTGAAATGGGGTGATGATGATGGCTCAGCTCAAGGGAAGACGTGATTGAACTTTTTGCTCCTGAGCCAGAAGGAGATCCAGAAGAATTGCTTCTGGGAGATGAGTGAGTAAATAGTTTCCAGATCCTTGGGAGCAGAGATGATACTCTGTTTTTCACACGCTCCTAGCACTGACAGTTACATATTGTTCCCTCCTCGAGAacagttcagtggttttccaTGGGCTCCAGATACATTCCCGAGCGAGGGTAGCATTCATTGCCATCCGTGGCGGGGTCGCCAACTTCTTGGATCACGCTACATCCTAATATTGGAGTCTGCCAGCTCCCCGAACTTGAATTATACTTTCTACCTCCATGATTTTGCTCATGCTCTTCCTTCAGCTTGACATGCTATCTCTTGCCCTCTGTGCTTCCACCTATCAAATATCATTGAAGCTCGGAGACCGGGCCATTTCTCCCTGTAGCTTTCCCTGatgaccaccaccacccccgcccccttcaGATTTAATTCTTCCCGTTGTAGCTCTACTGGGAGTTGGCACCCTGACCTGCTTTGTCACTCCTTGTCCACGACTGGCGCGTTTCCCATCCTGCTCTCTACCTTGATGGGAAGTGCCAAGACTGGACATCAGAGGGGCTGGGGCATCTACTGCTGAatggctctgtgactttgggtaaggTACCAAACTTGTCTGAATCTCAATTTAGGAGATATTGAACCCATTTTACAGGCTTAATCTAAGATTAAGgaagaaatggggcgcctgggtggctcagtcagttaagcgcccaactttggctcaggtcatgatctcgtagttcgtgagttcaagccccatgtcaggctctgtgctgacagcttggaccctggagcctgcttcagagtctgtgtctccctctcttgctaacactcccccgctcacactctgtccaaaaaaaaaaaaaaagattaaagaaaaaatgtatgcgaatttttttttgtacattaaGCAATTTTATAAAAGGGAATTAATTTCACTGTTTCACTAGGGATGTCTGTGATGGCAGGCGGGAATGTCTTCTACTTTGTCTCCTCAGTAAATGGTAACAAAGCTGTTCTCTGTGTTTTGTACCAGCACTTAATAGAGCTTTGCAATGAGTAGATTTTCAATAATTTTGAAGATTGAAATAAAGTAGGGAGCTGGTACAGAAGCACAGTTTTTATTCTGGGGAAACTACCAAAAGGTAGTCTGTGAGTCTCCAGTAAGCTCAGTGTTCAAGGATTTAGGATACGCAGGAAAGACAGTTGATATTAGGAGATGATGGACGGTGGGGGAAGAGATGTTCTTGAACTAGACAAGTACCCTCAGCAAAGTTTTGCCTGAGGGCTAGAAATCAAGCTTACTTGGCTGGTAAAGGGTTAATAACTTCCTGAGGCTGATGTTTGCAAATTAGCAAATTCTGCCACTCACATGTATTCTCAACACCCACAGGATTTGTGTATCTATATCTGTGCCTACGCATCTCCATTATCATGTTAAAACCACTTCAGTATGCCTGTGTTGTATTGGTTGCAGTACAATTTTACATCACTCTGGACACaaagaaatccaaaatgaaagagaacacaagctgcAACCATTTAAGGAAGGCTATTTATAATGTTCAGTAACAGTCGGTAACATACTGTCTGTATTAAAAGGTCATGGATTATCTATCTGCAAATGCAAAGAATAACATTTTGAGCTCTCTGAGCAAAGGTGCAACATGAATGCAAAATGGAACATAATCATCAGTGGACAGAGGAACAGTCTTAGGAATCTTACTTATTGGGTGACCTTAAATTAAAACGATCTTATTTCTGACGGAATGTGAGATGGGGAATGTGAGGTGAAGAGAGAAGTCCAAGATTCAGCCAAGAAAGTGCTCTCTTTTCCCTTGAGAGTTCTGCATTTTAATGGGAAAGTGAGGGGTGTTTGTGGCAGGTCCCGTGGACTCCTCCGCAGTGATCCCctcttctatttcttgatttttaatggGGAAGCAGTGTGCCTGCTAGCTCCTAGGAAGGGACGACGATTGTCCTAAGGGAGTGGCAGTCCCAGTCTTTTCGAGATACTTGGATAAACTCTCAACGTCTCAGCTCTGGAGATTCAGAGATAAGAGAAAGTCTGCGGGTTCTGAGAATTATTTTGTCATAATAAAAAAGAGACCAAAGAATAGAGTCCCACCCTCCCTGCTTTGCTGAGGACTTGGTGTTTGGCGAAGCAGGGGCCCTTTTGTGTCCAAGGAGAGCCAAGAGAATCTGGGAGGCAACGACTTGGACCCCTATTACTGAGCAGCTGAAGGACCCTTGGAACCAGATAGTTTCAAGGTTTTGTAAATAGTAGCTGTCTTTATGGTACCTTCTCCCCGTCGAGGAAGGAGGCGCCCTGCTTCAAATCTTTCCAGTTAAACTGAGGTTTAAAAGACTGCCTTGTGAGCCGGCAAAGGTCCGTGCAACTGAGATACGGCAGTTCATCTCAGGACACTTCCTGGAACACTTTCTCTTGAGAGCATTTTGCTTTCAAAACCGAGGTATTTGGATGATGGTTGTACCTACGATTTCTGCCCTTTCCAGTTCACACAGGGAAGACTTCATTTACTCACTTACTCATTCAGAAAGTCGGTCAATGAACAAAGGACCTTGTAAGCCCCAGCTACCACTGTGTGCTGATGCTAAAGGCATCTCTGTCCTCCTGGAGACAGGCAGGAAACCAGTTCAACAGAAAGTGACAGCTGAGACCCGTGCTGCCAAGGGCGTCCCAAGAGAGAGGAACtgggagacaggggtgggggtggcagcaATGATCAAAGAAATCTGAGAGGAGAGATTCCTAGTCTGCTGCAGGAGCCCCGAAGAAGTCAACTGAGAAGCGAGGACAGCAGTGGGATGGAGAGGGGAGACACCCAGGTGTGCAGGCCATAGAAATGGTGGCACTCGGAGGCGAGAGTGGTTCGAATCAAGGATGGCTCACAGGTGGCCGGTCTGGACACGTGGGGAGACGGAAGGAACATGCATTAGCGTGGTCGGTTGCAAACATGGATcccactctctacccctccctgcatACCCTCAGCCCTTTCAAATGTGACTTCAGCTCCCTGCACTAAGGAGTGGGGTGTATCTTCCCCTCTTGAATTTGGGCCGCATTGTGTGTCTTGCTTTGGCCCACAGAATGCAGCAGGGGTGATGGGTTCCACCATGGAGCCTGGGGTTCGAGAGGccttttctgcttctgcttccacTCGCTGCCCAGCCACCACAGGAGCAAACTGGGGCCAGCCTGCCGGGTGGGGAGAGACCTGTGACTCCCTCCCCCATCACAGCTGACTGCCTGCCCGCCACCGCCCACCCCCTGCCAGCTCTCCGCAGATACGCGAAAGGACCCAGCCTAGGTCAGCTGATTCTGGCCCAGATTAGGATAACCCCTCCACTGACCTACAGACTTGTGAGCAACTGTGGGGGATTGTCGCTTTAAACCATTAAGTTTCATGCAGTTTGTCATGCAGCCAAAGCCAACTGACTCAACCAAGAGAAAGGGGCGAGTAA
It encodes the following:
- the RPL21 gene encoding 60S ribosomal protein L21, with the translated sequence MTNTKGKRRGTRYMFSRPFRKHGVVPLATYMRIYKKGDIVDIKGMGTVQKGMPHKCYHGKTGRVYNVTQHAVGIVVNKQVKGKILAKRINVRIEHIKHSKSRDSFLKRVKENDQKKKEAKEKGTWVQLKRQPAPPREAHFVRTNGKEPELLEPIPYEFMA